The Dehalobacter sp. DCM sequence GTTCGGGCTCGTTTTCCAAGCCACGGGTACACGCAACCCATTCAGCGGTATCATATTGATCTTCCACGAAGGCAATACTTTTTGATGCAGCAAATTGCCTTAGCTCATCGCGGCGAAGAAAATATTCCGATTCGGGATGAATATTCGGATTCGAATAGAAGATCACCGGTTCATAATCAAGGGACAATTGCTCCAGGACATAGCCTGAACATGGCGCACAACACGCATGCAAGAGGATTTTTTCCTTAGTCACGGCTTAGCTGCCTCCTGAAAAAGATTTATCAACAACAGGATTGGAACCTTGCGAAAAAATTATATGCCTCTCGGCCATGGAAAGCAAGAAATTTCTAGTTGTTAATTGGCCGATATTTTGATAAAATATTCCATTACCAACTTATATTACTAGGAGTTTTTAGAAATGAATAATCATGTTCAACGAATCGGAGAAGAAAAGGTTTCAAAGTTACTATTCAAATTTTCAATACCGGCAATCATCAGTATGCTGGTGAGTGCGATGTACAATATAATTGATGCGATATTTATTGGCCACAGTGTAGGCCCTCTGGGGATTGCTGCGGTTACAGTCGCCTTTCCTATCATGATGATCCAAATGGCTTTTGGCTTACTGGTAGGGGTCGGCACGACGACACTCGTATCGATACGGCTTGGAGAACAAAAACACGACGAAGCGCAATCGATCCTCGGTAATGGATTCGCGTTGGTTCTGATAATTGCACTGATTGTGAGTATTGCCGGGCTTATTTTTATTGAACCGCTGCTTCAGCTCTTCGGCGCCAGTAGCGACGTCATGCCCTATGCCAAGGATTTTACAACAATTATTTTGGCGGGTTCATTTTTCATGACCACCGGCTTTAGTCTAAACAGCCTTATCAGTGCCGAAGGAAAGCCGACGAAGGCGATGATTTTGTCGGTACTGGGGACGTTGATCAACCTCGGTCTGGCCCCATTATTCATCTTTGTTTTGGGATGGGGGATACGCGGTGCAGCTTTGGCCACGGTGATTGCACAGTCCATAACAGCAATTCTTATCGTTTCCCATTTTCTTAGACCAAACAGTTATCTTAAGATCCTCCTCCGTAATATGAAATTGAAAAAAGAATTAATTATCAATATAATGGCAATAGGGAGCGCTCCTTTTCTGGTTCAGTTGGCCCAGTGCGTTTTAAGTGCGGTGATGAACCAGAGCCTTCTCGCTTATGGCGGCGATGTAGCCATTTCCGGTTTAGGAATTATCTATCGGATCATGACTCTGATATTCCTTCCTGTTTTGGGTATCAGCCAAGGGGCTCAACCGATTATCGGCTACAATTATGGTGCTTTGCAGTACCAACGGGTAAAAAGAACGCTGGTCCTGGCGATATCCGCTGCGACGATTATTTCTACCGTCGGTTTTATCTTGACCAGGGCCATACCAACCCAGCTGATCATGCTCTTTAACGATGACCCGCAGCTTGTTTCCTTCGGTACCAATGCGATGGCCATATTCCTGTTCTGTCTGCCCATCCTGGGGGTTCAAGTAATCGGCTCCAACTACTTCCAGGCTATCGGGAAGCCGAAACATGCCATGGTCTTAAGCCTTTCCAGACAGGTATTGATTTTAATTCCCTTACTTTTAATTCTGCCCAAATATCTACAGCTCCAGGGTGTTTTGATTGCCGCACCGATCTCGGACTTTTTGTCCACAGTCATTACGGTTATTGCCCTGGTTTACGAAGTGCGCCGGCTGAATCAAAAGGAGAATGACCTTGTCCGGATCAATACGGAAGAAGGAAA is a genomic window containing:
- a CDS encoding MATE family efflux transporter produces the protein MNNHVQRIGEEKVSKLLFKFSIPAIISMLVSAMYNIIDAIFIGHSVGPLGIAAVTVAFPIMMIQMAFGLLVGVGTTTLVSIRLGEQKHDEAQSILGNGFALVLIIALIVSIAGLIFIEPLLQLFGASSDVMPYAKDFTTIILAGSFFMTTGFSLNSLISAEGKPTKAMILSVLGTLINLGLAPLFIFVLGWGIRGAALATVIAQSITAILIVSHFLRPNSYLKILLRNMKLKKELIINIMAIGSAPFLVQLAQCVLSAVMNQSLLAYGGDVAISGLGIIYRIMTLIFLPVLGISQGAQPIIGYNYGALQYQRVKRTLVLAISAATIISTVGFILTRAIPTQLIMLFNDDPQLVSFGTNAMAIFLFCLPILGVQVIGSNYFQAIGKPKHAMVLSLSRQVLILIPLLLILPKYLQLQGVLIAAPISDFLSTVITVIALVYEVRRLNQKENDLVRINTEEGNVLS